The Streptomyces sp. NBC_00569 genomic sequence GCACGGCCGCCGGGAACAGCAGGGAATCGCCCTCGGCCACGAGCCGGACCGCGTTCACGATCTCGGCGGGCCGCGACCGCTTCAGCAGGAACCCGTCGGCACCCGCCCGCAGCGCCCCGTAGACGTACTCGTCGTTCTCGAACGTCGTGATGACCAGGATCTTGGGCGGCTCGGACACACTGCGCAGCACCGCGCGCGTGGCCTCGATCCCGTCCAGGAGAGGCATGCGCACATCCATGGCGACGACGTCGGGACGCAGCTGCCGGACGAGCGGGATCACCGCGGCGCCGTCGGCCGCCTCGCCCACGACCTCGATGTCCGGCTGCGCCGAAAGCACGGCGCGCAACCCCGCGCGGACCAGCGGTTCGTCGTCGACGAGGAGCACGGTGAGCGGCATCCGGACAGCCTAGGGGAGCGGTCGGGACGTACGTGAGGACGGGGATCAGCCGAGCGGCAGTTCGACGTGCACCCGCCACTGCCCCTCGTCGGGCCCCGTCCGCGCCCGGCCGCCGAGGAGCGCCGCCCTCTCCCGGATGCCCCGCAGACCGCTGCCGCTGCCACCGCTGCCTCGGCCGTTCACCGGTGCGCCCGCGGGAAGCGGATTGCGTACATCGAGCCACAGGCGGGCGTCGTCGACCGTGACGGCGACCCGGATCGGGACGGTCCCCGAGTGGCGCAGCACGTTGGTCAGCGCCTCCTGGAGGATGCGGTAACCCTCTCTGGAGACGGGACCGGGCACCGTGTCCAGCGCGCCGAGCACCTCCACGTCGACCTCGGCGCCCGAGGCGCGCGCCGAGTCCAGCAGGCGGTCCGCCTCCGTGAGCGTCGGCCGGCGGCTCGCGGGCTGCCCCGACTCGCGCAGCACCAACAGAACGCGCTCCAGGTCCTCGAGGGCCGCCCTGCCCGTCTCCTCGATGGCGTCCAGGGCGCGGTCGGTGAAGGCCGGATCGGCGGCCGCCCGCGCCGCGCCGGCCTGCACGACGGCGACGGTCAGCGCGTGCCCGATGGAGTCGTGGAGTTCGCGGGCGATGCGATTGCGTTCGAGCAGCTGCTCGGTGCGCTCCTCCAGGGCGGCCAGGCGCTCGGCCGCCGACGGCCCGAGCAGACCGAGGGCGGCCGAGGCCATCAGGCGCCCGGCGAGCGCGACCAGTCCCAGCAGCACCAGCGGCGGCACCGGCACGAGCAGCGCGTACGCCCAGCCGTGCCCCGGTACGGGGATGAGGGACTCGGCCTCGACGGGGCCGCCCGACGCGGCGTCCACCAGTTCCAGGGCGAGAGCCATGAGCTGGCCGGTCACGAACGCGACCGCGCAGCCTGCCCACAGACGCAGCACCAGCCACACCGCGGTCCTGCCCCGGTCGCGCCACGACGCCGACGGCGCCACGGACACCCCCGCCTCCCGTGGACCCGAACCGCCGTCCACGCGCGCGTGGGCACCGGGAAACAGCATCAGGCGGGCCTGAAGACCCTCGGCCCTGCGCACCACGGGGATCACGGCCGCCGCCAGGAGGAGCGGGACCGGAATCAACAGCATCAGGACCCACTGCGCGTACCCCGGCCGGGTGAGCCCCGGGTACACGGCCCCGCACACGAGGGCGATGATCGCGCCGACGAGGAGGTGCAGCCAGCGGGTGTACGTGACCGCGCGGGTCAGCGGCGCGAGGAGGCGGGACATGCCGCCATCGTGCCAGCGGTGCGGGTGCGGACGGCTCCCCCTCATGGGGGAGACGCTCTCCACGCCCGGGGGAGGACCCGGCGGGGGCGCGGCCGGAAGGCTGGAGCCATGACCAGCATCGACGTCCAAGAGCTCACCAAGGAGTACGGCACGACCCGCGCGGTGGACCGCCTGACGTTCACCGTCGGGCCCGGCCGGGTCACCGGATTCCTCGGCCCGAACGGCGCCGGGAAGTCCACCACCATGCGCCTCGTCCTCGGGCTCGACCGGCCCACGTCGGGCACCGCCACACTCGGTGGCCGCCCCTACGCGACGCTCGGCGAACCCCTGCGCGAGGTCGGCGCCCTCCTCGACGCCCAGGCAGCCCACGGCTCCCGTACCGCCCGCGACCACCTCCGCGTCCTCGCCGCCTCCCACCGCATCCCGGTACGCAGGGTCGACGAGGTCCTGGAACTCGCCGGCATCGCGGCCGTCGCCGGACGCCGGATCAAGACGTTCTCGCTGGGCATGCGCCAGCGACTCGGCATCGCCGCCGCACTCCTCGGAGACCCGCAGGTCGTGATGCTCGACGAGCCGTCCAACGGCCTCGACCCCGAAGGCATCATCTGGATCCGCGAACTGATGCGGAGCCTCGCCCGCGAGGGACGCACGGTCCTCGTCTCCAGCCACCTCATGAACGAGACCGCCACCTTCGCCGACCATCTCGTCGTCCTGGGCCGGGGAAGGCTCCTCGCCGACACCCCGATGCGGGACTTCATCGACGCGCACAGCGAACGGCGCGTCCGCGTCCGCACCACCGACCCCGCGAGCCTGCGTGCCGCACTTCGCCGCAAGGGTCTCGAAGCCGTGGCAACCGGCGACGGCCGCTGGACCGTCGCCGGGGCACGCGCGGAGGAGATCGGCGCGCTCGCCGCCACCGGCGGCATCCCCGTCCTCGAACTCGCCGACGAATCCGCCTCCTTGGAGGAGGCCTATCTCGCCCTCACCGCGGGCGCCACCGAGTTCGCGTCCGCCGCGACCCCCCTCCAGGAGGCCTGACGATGTCGACCACCGCCGTGCTGCGTTCCGAATGGATCAAGGTGAGGTCGGTGCGTGCCAGCGCCGGCTCGCTCGTCGCCATTTTCGTCACGACCGTCACCATCAACATCCTGGCCTCCGCCGCGGTCGGGCAGGCCGAGGCCGACAACGAAGGCGCCGACCTCCTCTTCGGAGCCTTCTACGCGCTCAACTTCGGCCAGATCGCGGCCATCGCCTTCGGCACGACGGCCGTGTCCTCGGAGTACCTCAACGGCGCCCTGCGCGTCTCCCTCGCCGCGGTCCCCGACAGGAACCTCCTCTACGCCGCGAAGATGACGGTTGTCGGCGCCCTCGCCGTCATCGCGGGCCAGCTCACCTCGTTCGTCACCTTCCTGTCCGGGCAGGTGTTCATGGGGTCCTACGCCCTCGGGCTCGGCGATCCGGGCGCGCTGCGCGCCTGCGTCGGAGGCGGCCTCTACCTCGCGCTGATGGCCCTGTTCGCGGCCGGTCTCACCGTCGTCCTGCGCAGCGCGGTCGCCGTCCTGAGCCTGCTCATCCCGTTCATCCTGATCGTGTCCTTCGTCGTGGGCGACATGGCCGCCTCCGTCGCCGACTTCCTGCCCGACCACGCCGGACAACAGGTCCTGCACCAGGACCCGGTCGGGACGCTCGGGCCGTGGTCGGGACTCGCCGTCACCGCCGGGTGGGCGGCGGCCGCGCTCCTCGCCGGCTGGTGGGCGCTGCGCCGCAGGGACGCGTGAGGGCAGGGGCTCGTAACCGCCGGACGCCCCGCCAAATGTCAGTGGTGGCCGCTTTACTGGACGCCATGAGCACCGCACAGCATCTCGCGACGATCGACCTGCTGCGCTCCCGTGAGTTCCCCGCGGAGCACGGCAGGTCGGACGCGGGCTCCGGCGGACCGGGTTACCACATCGCGGAGTTGGCGACCTGCGACGCGCTCCAGGAGGCGGCCCCCGAGGGCGCCGCTCAGGACCAGTGGATCGCCGACCGGGACGGGCTCTCCTCGGTGCTCACCGAGCGCTGGGGGAAGCCGCAGTGGTTCAGCCTGTGGAGCGTCAGCCTGCGCGCGGTCGAGGGCGGCGAGGACATACCGGAGCCCTGGGCCGCGCTCAGCGCGTACGTGCCGGACGTTCAGGTGTGGCAGGCCGACGGGCGGTGGATCGTACTGGGCATCCCGCTCGGCGCCGAGGACCTGCCGTTCCGGCTCGTCGCCGCCGTCACGGACGTGGACCCGCCCTGATGACGCGCCTGGACCCGGCATGCGGGAACTGCCGTGCCACCATGGGATCTTGGCATCGGATCATGGCACGACCGAGGTGAGGGAGAGCACGTGAGCGAGCAGAGCGGGCAGGAGCCGGGGGAGCGGACCGCGAACCACATCGCGCACAACGCCCGCGTGTGGAACTACTGGCTCGGCGGCAAGGACCACTACGAGGTGGACCAGCAGGTCGGGGACCAGGTCACCTCCATGTACCCCAGCATCGGCGAAGTGGCTCGCGCCGACCGGGCGTTCCTCGGCCGCGCGGTGACCCTCCTCGCCGGCCAGGCAGGCATCCGCCAGTACCTCGACATCGGCACGGGCCTGCCCACCGCCGAGAACACCCACGAGGTCGCCCAGCGCATCGCCCCCGACTCCCGCGTCGTCTACGTCGACAACGACCCGATCGTGCTCACGCACGCCCGCGTGCTCCTCACCAGCACGGACGAGGGCGCCACCAGCTATGTGGACGCGGACGCGCGCGACCCCGCGGCCATCCTGCGCGCCGCGTCCGGCACCCTCGACCTCGGCCGGCCGGTCGCCGTCATGATGCTCGGCATCCTGAACTTCATCCTCGACACCGCCGAGGCCACGTCCATCGTGCGCCACCTCCTGGACGCGGTCCCCTCCGGCAGCCACCTCGTGCTCACGCACCCCACGCTGGAACTGGGCGGCGAGGGGAACGAGGCGGCGATGCGCTTCTGGAACGAGAACGCGACGCCGCCGATCACCGCACGGAGCCGGGCCGAGATCGAGGGCTTCCTCGACGGACTCGACATCCTGGAGCCGGGCCTCGTCTCCTGCGCGCGCTGGCGGACGGACGGTGCCGACGGGGGGCCGCTCGTCGCCCAGTTCGGTGTCGTGGCCCGCAAGCCCTGACGAATGCCGTGACGCAAGCCCCGACCCACCACGCGCCGCGTCAGCCGGGGAGCCCCACGCCGTCGTCCTCCGAGGCGGCGGCGCGCAGCCGCCCGTACTCCTCGGCCATCGCCGCCGCCGTCCAATGCGCGTTCAGGCCACTGGGGTTGGGCAGCGCCCACACCCGGGTCCCGCCGATCATCCGGTCCTGCGGGCCGATCCTCGCCTTCGGCTCCCCGAAGGCCGACCGGTAGGCCGTCACGCCCACGACCGCGAGCCAGCGCGGCCGCAGCCGCTCCACCTTGGCGGTGAGCAGGCGGCCGCCGTCGCGGTACTCCTGCGCGCTCAGCTCGTCCGCCCGCGCCGTGGCCCGCGCGACCACGTTCGTGATCCCGAGCCCGTACGACAGGAGTTCCTCCTGCTCGGCGGGGGCCAGAAGGCGGGGCGTGAACCCGGACAGGTGGAGCACCGGCCAGAAACGGTTGCCGGGGCGCGCGAAGTGGTGGCCGGTCGCCGCTGTCATCAGGCCCGGGTTGATCCCGCAGAAAAGCACGGAGAGGCCGCTCGCGACCACATCGGGAACGATGCGGTCGCGAGCGGCCTCCAGGTCCGCGGGGGTCAGCCGGGTCAGAGGATCGCTCCGGGCGTGTAGCCGGCGGCCTCCGGGTGCTGCTTGACGATCTCCTCGACGCGCGCGACGACGGTGGCGACCTGGTCGCTGGCCGCACCCGTGAACGACAGCTTGTCGGCCATCAGCTCGTCGAGCCCGGCACGGTCCAGCGGGATGCGGGAGTCCGCGGCGAGCTTGTCGAGCAGCTCGTTGCGCTCGGCGCCCTGCTCGCGCATGGCGAGGGCCGACGCGACGGCGTTCTCCTTGATGGCCTCGTGGGCCTCCTCGCGGCCGACGCCCGCCCGCACCGACGCCATCAGGACCTTCGTCGTGGCGAGGAACGGCAGGTAGCGGTCCAGCTCGCGGGCGACGACGGCCGGGAACGCGCCGAACTCGTCGAGCACGGTCAGGAACGTCTCCAGAAGACCGTCGAGCGCGAAGAACGCGTCCGGCAGCGCGACGCGGCGCACCACGGAGCAGGAGACGTCGCCCTCGTTCCACTGGTCGCCCGCCAGCTCCCCGGTCATCGACGCGTAGCCGCGCAGGATGACCATGAGGCCGTTGACGCGCTCGCAGGAGCGGGTGTTCATCTTGTGCGGCATCGCGGACGAGCCGACCTGGCCCGGCTTGAAGCCCTCGGTGACGAGCTCGTGCCCGGCCATCAGACGGATCGTCTTGGCGGTCGAGGACGGCGCGGCCGCGAGCTGTACGAGCGCGGTGACGACCTCGTAGTCGAGGGAGCGCGGGTAGACCTGGCCGACCGAGGTGAACGCCTGCGAGAAGCCCAGGTGGCCCGCGATGCGCTGCTCCAGCTCGTCGAGCTTCGCCGCGTCGCCGCCGAGCAGGTCCAGCATGTCCTGCGCGGTGCCGACGGGGCCCTTGATGCCGCGCAGCGGGTAGCGGGCGAGCAGCTCCTCGACCCGGGCGTACGCGACGAGCAGCTCGTCGGTGGCGGTCGCGAAGCGCTTGCCGAGGGTCGTGGCCTGCGCCGCGACGTTGTGCGAGCGGCCCGCGATCACCAGCTCGCCGTACTCGCCGGCCAGCTTGCCGAGGCGCGCGAGGACGGCGACGGCGCGGTCGCGGACCAGCTCGAGGGAGAGGCGGATCTGGAGCTGCTCGACGTTCTCCGTGAGGTCGCGGGACGTCATGCCCTTGTGGACCTGCTCGTGGCCGGCGAGGGCGTTGAACTCCTCGATGCGGGCCTTCACGTCGTGGCGCGTGACCTTCTCGCGCTCGGCGATGGAGGCCAGGTCGACCTGGTCGAGCACGCGCTCGTAGTCGGCGAGAGCGGCGTCCGGCACCTCGATCCCGAGGTCCTTCTGCGCGCGCAGCACGGCGAGCCAGAGCTGACGCTCCAGCTTCACCTTCTGCTCGGGGGACCAGAGAGTGGCGAGCTCGGCGGAGGCGTAGCGTCCGGCGAGAACATTCGGGATACGGGGCTTTGCAGGCGCAGCAGTCACGTGTACGGATTCTACTGGCGATTCGTGCAGGCCAGCGCCAGGGTCCCCTTCGTCGGAAGCTACGAGGGCGGGGCACCCGGCGCGCGCCGCCCCCGTCACGGCAGGTCAGCCGCGCGGAGCCTCGTACGGCAGCAGCTCGGGGCGCTTCGCCGGGCGGCCGTCGCCGGAGGAGCGGCCCGTCAGACGGCGGCCGATCCACGGCACCAGGTGCTGCTTGGCGAAGCGGACGTCGGCGACGCGGCGCGTGCCCCATCCCGGCGGCGCGGTCGGCGGGAGCACGGCCTGCCAGTCGCCCTCGGGCTCGTGGCCGAGCGCCTGCCAGACGGCCTCGGCGACCCGGCGGTGCCCCTCCGCCGTCAGATGCAGCCGGTCCACGTCCCACATGCGGGGGTCACCGAGGGCGGGCGGCCCGTACAGGTCCACGACCACCGCGCCGTGCCGCGCCGCGAGGTCGTCGATGCAGGCGAACAGCTCCTCCATGCGCGGCCGGAAGCGCTCCATCACAGGCCCGTTGCGGCCGGGGCTGCGCATCAGGACGAGCTGCTCGCAGGCCGGCGCGAGCTTTTCGACGGCCTCTTCGAGGAGCCCGCGCACCCGGCCCATGTCGACCTTGGGGCGCAGGGTGTCGTTGAGCCCGCCCACCAGCGTGATGACATCGGCGCCCATCGCGGCGGCGACGTCCACCTGCTCGTCGACGATCTGGCCGATGAGCTTGCCGCGCACGGCGAGGTTCGCGTAGCGGAACCCGGGGGTGCGGGCCGCCATCCGGCCGGCCAGTACATCGGCCCAGCCGCGGTAGGAGCCGTCGGGCAGCAGGTCGGACATGCCCTCGGTGAACGAGTCACCGATCGTGACGAGGCTGCTGTAACTGGTGTGGTCGGCATTTTTCTGCATGGCGGAAGCGATGGTAACCCGGGCCCCGGGACGGCCGACTCGGCGCCGTGTGCCCGACGTCGGGCACACGGCGCCGAGATCACACCGGCTGTCCGAACAGCTCCCGCAGGACGTCCTCCATCGTCACCAGACCGGCGAGCCGCCCGTCGGCGCCGAGGACCGCCGCCACGTGCGTGCGGCTGCCGCGCATCGCCGAGAGGACGTCGTCGAGCGGCGTCGTCTCGCGGACGCGCGCGATCGGGCGCATGTCCGGAATCCGGAACGGCAGATCGCGCGGCGACGCGTCCAGGGCGTCCTTCACATGCAGATAGCCGACGATGCGGCGGTTGTCGTCGACCACGGGGAAGCGCGAGAACCCCGACCGGGCCGACAGTTGCTCCAGCTGTTCCGGGGTGACGCCCACATGCGCGTAGACCACCCGCTCCAGCGGCAGGACGACGTCCCTGACCGGGCGGCGGCCCAGTTCGAGTGCGTCGCGCAGGCGCTCCTGGGCGCGGTCGTCGATGAGGCCCGCGTCGCCCGAGTCCTTGACGAGTCGGGCCAGCTCGTCGTCGGAGAACGTCGCGGACACCTCGTCCTTGACGTCGACGCGCAACAGCTTGAGCAGCCCGTTCGCGAAGGCGTTGATCATGAAGATCACGGGACGCAGCGCCCTCGCCAAGGTCACCAGCGGCGGCCCGAGGAGCAGGGCGCTGCGCACCGGCTCGGCGAGCGCGACGTTCTTCGGGATCATCTCGCCGAGGAGCATGTGCAGATACGTGGCCACCGTCAGCGCGATCACGAACGAGATCGGGTGGATCAGCCCGTGGGGCACGCCGACCGCGTCGAACACCGGCTCCAGGAGATGGGCGATGGCGGGTTCGGCGACGATGCCGAGCACCAGGGTGCACAGCGTGATGCCGAGCTGCGCCGCGGCCAGCAGGGCCGACACGTGCTTCAGGCCCCACAGGACGCTCTTCGCCCGCCGGTCGCCCTCGTCCGCGTGCGGTTCGATCTGGCTGCGGCGTACGGAGATCAGGGCGAACTCGGCGCCCACGAAGAAGGCGTTGACCACCAGCGTCGCCAGGCCGATCAGAAGCTGGATCGCGGTCATCGGTCCCCCTCCGGGGCGTCTTCGGACCGCTCGGTGAGCGGCGCGTGCATCAGGACGCGGGCCGCGCGGTGGCCCGCGGCGTCCACGACGTCGAGCCGCCATCCGGCCACCCCGACGCTGTCGCCGACGGCCGGGATCCGGCCGAGCTCGGCGGCGACCAGGCCGGCGAGGGTCTCGTAGGGGCCGTGGGGGACGCGCAGGCCGACCCGCTGGAGCTGGTCGGTGCGGGCGGCGCCGTCGGCGGAGTAGAGGGCGCGGCCCTCGTCGTCCGCGCCGGCCGGCGCGAGGTCCGGCGTCTCGTGCGGATCGTGCTCGTCCCGCACCTCGCCGACGACCTCCTCGACGATGTCCTCCAGGGTCGCGACGCCCGCGGTGCCGCCGTACTCGTCGATGACGACGGCCATCGTGCGCTTCCCGGAGAGCCGGTCGAGGAGCCGGTCGACGGTCAGGGTCTCGGGTACGAGGAGCGGCTCGCGCATCAGATCGGAGACGGAACGGCGGCCCCGGAGTTCGGCCGGCACGGCGAGGACGTCCTTGATGTGCGCGACGCCGACGACCGAGTCGAGGCTGCCGCGGTAGACGGGGAAGCGGGACAGGCCCGTGGCCCGGGTCGCGTTCGCCACGTCCTCGCAGGTGGCCTGCGTGTCGAGCGCCACGACCTGGACGCGCGGCGTCATCACGTTCTCCGCGGTGAGGTCCGCGAGGTTCAGGGTGCGCATGAACAGCTCGGCGGTGTCCGCCTCGAGGGCGCCTTCCTTCGCGGAGTGGCGGGCCAGTGCCACCAGCTCCTGCGGTCCGCGCGCGGAGGCCAGCTCCTCGGCGGGCTCGATGCCGAAGCGGCGCACCGCCCGGTTCGCGGTGTTGTTCAGGTGCGTGATGAAGGGGCGGAACGCGGCGCTGAACAGGCGCTGGGGCGTCGCGACGTTCTTGGCGACGGCCAGCGGCGACGAGATCGCCCAGTTCTTGGGGACGAGCTCGCCGACGACCATCAGGAAGACGGTCGACAGGGCCGTGCCGATGACCAGTGCGGCCGAGGAGGCGGTGGAGCGGGAGAGCCCGAGACTCTCCAGGGGCCCCGTGATCAGCTTGGCGACGGACGGCTGGGCGAGCATGCCGACGACCAGATTGGTCACGGTGATGCCGAGCTGGGCGCCGGAGAGCTGGAAGGTCAGGTTCCGTACGGCCTTGAGGGCGCCGGCGGCGCCCCGCTCACCGCGCTCGACGGCGCGCTCGAGGCCGGAACGCTCGACCGTGGTGAGGGAGAACTCGGCAGCGACGAACGCACCGCAGGCCAGCGAGAGCAGCACCGCCACGGCGAGCAGGAGCACTTCGGTCATCGGGTCACCTCCGTCCCATGATCGGGCAGGGCGGTGGGTATCGCGCGATGTCGCAGGCGCCGGGTACTGGGAGGCTCGCCCATGGGCGGACGCTCACACCTTTCAAGAGGGAAGACGGGACAAGTGGAGCACCCATGGTAAAGGATCGGCAAAGCCCCGTGGAGCCGGAGCGCCGCCGCCCGGCCCGTGCGGGGTCAGTCCGTGAGGTGCTTGACCCAGCGCGACCACTGCGGTTCCGGCGCATAACCCGCGGCACGCCACGCGTGCTGCGCGCGCTCGTTGCGGTCCAGGACCATCGCGTCGCCCCGCCGCCCACCGAGCCGCACGAACCGCTCCTCCGCGGCCGCGAGCAGCGCCGACCCCACGCCCTGCCGCCGCGCGTCCGGACGCACCGCGAGCCGGTACAGATGGCAGCGCCACCCGTCGAAGCCGGCGATGACGGTCCCCAGCAGTTCCCCGTCGCGCTCGGCGAGCAGCAGCGACTCGGGGTCGCGGGCGACGAGCCGCTCCACACCCGCGCGGTCGTCGCTGATGCTCGTGCCCTCGGCGGCCAGCTTCCAGAAGGCGAGGGCGGCATCGAGATCGTCGGGCGTCGCGGCCCGTATACGAAGATCACTCATGGGGCCGATTCCATCACCGGGCGACCGGGCCCGCGCACTGTTTTCAGGATGCGGACAGAGCCCCGGCTCAGGCCTTCCGCAGCTCCTCGATGACCGGACCGAACGCCTCCATGTACGGCTCCAGGACCGTGACGTACGTGAACCCGTAGCGGTCGCGCTGCGCGCGCACCTGGTCCGCGATCTCACGGACCGTGCCGACGAGCAGCAGCGGCAGGTCCAGCGCCTCGTCCTCCGTGAAGGGCCGGATGCGGTCGAGGATCGGCCGGACCGCCGCCCGCCGGTCATCGGTCACCGTGACCATCTGGATCAGCAGATTGAGTTCGGCGGGCTCCGCGCGGCCCGCCGCGAAGCGGTGGTACGTGGCCACGCTCCGGTCCAGCTCCTGCGGGGTGAGGAGCTGGAGCTTCCCGTTCGTGTCGCCGGGGACGGAGCGCGCTCCGGTGAACGCCGCGATCTGTGCGTGCTCCGCGGTCAGTTTCAGCATCCGGTCGCCGTTGCCGCCGATCAGGAGCGGCGGGCGGGGGTGCTGCTCGGGCCGAGGCTGATGCTCGTCCGACCCGAGCAGCCGGTCCAGCTCCTCCACGACGCGCCGCAGATGGTCCACGCGCTCACCGGGCGATCCCCAGGGAAGCCCGGCCGCCTCGTGCTCCGCCTGTACGTAGCCCGCGCCCAGGCCGAGTTCGAGCCTGCCGCCGGTGAGCGCGTCCGTGGTCGCCACCTCGCGGGCGAGGAGCACCGGGTTCCAGAAGCCGGCGTTGAGGACGAACGTGCCGACACGCGGGCGCTCGGTCGCCTCGGCGGCGGCGACCAGGGAGGGGAACGGTGAGGGCATGCCCAGGTGGTCGGCGACGAGGATCACGTCGTAGTCGAGCTCCTCGGCCCTGCGACAGCGCTTGCGCCACTCGTCGCCGGACGCGGGGGTGACCATGTTGACGCCGAAGCGGAACGCGCGACTCATGAACTCTCCTCAGTCTCGGGCGAGTTGGACCCGGCGGAGCGGGAGCAGGACGGCCGGGAGCCCGCGCGGCGAGTACATCATTCGTGGGCGATGGCCGCCAGCACGTTCATGCGCGAGGCGCGCAGCGCCGGAAGGAGCGCCGCCGCGAGCCCCACGACGACCGAGCCCACCACGACCGCGACGATCGTCCCCCACGGGACGGCGAGCGCCTTCATGCCCTGGAGGGCGAGCACCTCGTGGATGGCGAGCCCCCACACGACTCCGAGCGTGAGCCCGAGCACCGCGCCGAACACGGCGATCACCACGGACTCCAGGCGGATCATCCTCCGCAACTGGCGCCGGGAGAGCCCGATGGCGCGGAGCAGGCCGATCTCCCGAGTCCGCTCGACGACCGACAGGGCAAGGGTGTTGACGACGCCCAGGACGGCGATGACGATCGCGAGCCCGACCAGCGCGTACACGAGGTACAGCAGCACCGCGATCTGGTCGTGCACGAGCTTCTTGTAGTCGGCCAGGTCGCGGACCTGTACCTGGGGGTACGGATCGAGGGCCTTCTCCAGACGGGCGCGGAGCACGTCCGCGCCCGTGCCGGGGGAGGCGTTCACGTACACCGCCGAGTCCTGGCCGTCGGGCAGGAACTTCTCCAGCGTCCCCATCCCCATGAACAGGCCGCCGGACATGCCGAATCCGTCGCCCCCGCCCTGGTCGGTGAGGGCAGCGACGGTGAGCCGGTCCGAGCGTCCGCCGGGCAGGTCCACGGGCACCACCGTGCCCACGCGCGCGTGGTGCTCCTTGGCGAACTCCGCGTCCATCGCGACCTTCCCGGGCGCGAGCGCGGCCGCCGAGTCGCCCTGGGAGTACGTGATGTGCGCGACGTCGTCCAGCTGTGCCTCGTAACCCGCGGCCGTCGTCTTCACGCGCTTGCCGTCCGGCAGCCGCACCGCGAGCGGCACGAACCGCTGTCGCACGACGAGCCCGGCACCTTCCGTGGCGCGGATCTTGTCGGTGACCTCTTCGGGGAAGGGCGCGAAGTTGGCATTCTGGACGGTGAAGTCGGCACCCAGGGTCTTGTCGATTTGCTCGTCGAACGACTTGCTCATCGACGCGCTGGCCACGGACATGCCCGCCACCAGGGCGAGCCCGACCATCAGCGCGGCCGCGGTGGCCCCGGTGCGCCGTGGGTTGCGCAGAGCGTTGCGCTGGCTCAGTCGCCCCACCGAGCCGAACACGGCGGGGAACGCGCCGCCCAGGACGCGGATCACGGGACGTACGAGCAAGGGGCCCGCGATCACCGTGGCCAGCAGCGTCAGGACGACGCCGACCATCAGGAGCAGCGAGGCGCTCGCCGTTTTCGTGGCCGCGGCACAACCCGCGAGAGCGGCGACCCCCGCCACGCCGACCACCGCTCCCGCCACCGCGCGCACCCGCAGCGGCCGCCCCGCACCCGCGATCTCGGCGTCCGCGAGCGCCGCCATGGGGGAGACCCGGGACGCACGCCGCGACGGCAGATACGCGGCCACGAACGTGACTCCGACGCCGACCGCGAACGCGGCGACGGGTGTCCCCCAGCCGATCACCATCTCGGTCGACTTCAGGTTCATCCCGAACGCGCTCATGAGCCGGATGAGGCCGAGCGCCAGCCCGATGCCCGCCGCGAGGCCGAGCACCGAGCCCACCAGGCCGAGCAGCACCGCCTCCGTCAGGACGGAGCGGCGCACCTGCCGCCGGTCGGCGCCGAGCGCGCGCAGCAGTCCCAGCTCGCGGGTGCGCTGCGCGATCAGCATCGAGAACGTGTTCACGATCAGGAAGATCCCGACCAGGACCGCGATCCCGGCGAAGCCCAGCATCACGTACTTGATCACGTCGAGGAACGGGCCGAGGTCCGCCGCGTCCGACGTGGCCTGCTCGCTTGCGGTCTTCAGGTCGTAGCCGGAACCGAGCTGCCGGGCGATCCGCCGCTTCAGCGCGGCGTCGCTCACCCCGGGCGCCGCGTCCACGGAGATGCTCGTCGCGCGGTCCGTCCCGCCGAGCAGCTTCGTCTGTGCCGTCGCCGTGTCCAGGAAGACGAGCGCGGCGCCGGGGTTGGTGGTGCGGAAGGTCGCGATGCCGACGATCCGGACGGTGAAGGAGCCCGGTTGAGCGAGGACGGTG encodes the following:
- a CDS encoding SGNH/GDSL hydrolase family protein, whose translation is MQKNADHTSYSSLVTIGDSFTEGMSDLLPDGSYRGWADVLAGRMAARTPGFRYANLAVRGKLIGQIVDEQVDVAAAMGADVITLVGGLNDTLRPKVDMGRVRGLLEEAVEKLAPACEQLVLMRSPGRNGPVMERFRPRMEELFACIDDLAARHGAVVVDLYGPPALGDPRMWDVDRLHLTAEGHRRVAEAVWQALGHEPEGDWQAVLPPTAPPGWGTRRVADVRFAKQHLVPWIGRRLTGRSSGDGRPAKRPELLPYEAPRG
- the purB gene encoding adenylosuccinate lyase, translating into MTAAPAKPRIPNVLAGRYASAELATLWSPEQKVKLERQLWLAVLRAQKDLGIEVPDAALADYERVLDQVDLASIAEREKVTRHDVKARIEEFNALAGHEQVHKGMTSRDLTENVEQLQIRLSLELVRDRAVAVLARLGKLAGEYGELVIAGRSHNVAAQATTLGKRFATATDELLVAYARVEELLARYPLRGIKGPVGTAQDMLDLLGGDAAKLDELEQRIAGHLGFSQAFTSVGQVYPRSLDYEVVTALVQLAAAPSSTAKTIRLMAGHELVTEGFKPGQVGSSAMPHKMNTRSCERVNGLMVILRGYASMTGELAGDQWNEGDVSCSVVRRVALPDAFFALDGLLETFLTVLDEFGAFPAVVARELDRYLPFLATTKVLMASVRAGVGREEAHEAIKENAVASALAMREQGAERNELLDKLAADSRIPLDRAGLDELMADKLSFTGAASDQVATVVARVEEIVKQHPEAAGYTPGAIL
- a CDS encoding hemolysin family protein; translated protein: MTEVLLLAVAVLLSLACGAFVAAEFSLTTVERSGLERAVERGERGAAGALKAVRNLTFQLSGAQLGITVTNLVVGMLAQPSVAKLITGPLESLGLSRSTASSAALVIGTALSTVFLMVVGELVPKNWAISSPLAVAKNVATPQRLFSAAFRPFITHLNNTANRAVRRFGIEPAEELASARGPQELVALARHSAKEGALEADTAELFMRTLNLADLTAENVMTPRVQVVALDTQATCEDVANATRATGLSRFPVYRGSLDSVVGVAHIKDVLAVPAELRGRRSVSDLMREPLLVPETLTVDRLLDRLSGKRTMAVVIDEYGGTAGVATLEDIVEEVVGEVRDEHDPHETPDLAPAGADDEGRALYSADGAARTDQLQRVGLRVPHGPYETLAGLVAAELGRIPAVGDSVGVAGWRLDVVDAAGHRAARVLMHAPLTERSEDAPEGDR
- a CDS encoding GNAT family N-acetyltransferase codes for the protein MSDLRIRAATPDDLDAALAFWKLAAEGTSISDDRAGVERLVARDPESLLLAERDGELLGTVIAGFDGWRCHLYRLAVRPDARRQGVGSALLAAAEERFVRLGGRRGDAMVLDRNERAQHAWRAAGYAPEPQWSRWVKHLTD
- a CDS encoding hemolysin family protein, which encodes MTAIQLLIGLATLVVNAFFVGAEFALISVRRSQIEPHADEGDRRAKSVLWGLKHVSALLAAAQLGITLCTLVLGIVAEPAIAHLLEPVFDAVGVPHGLIHPISFVIALTVATYLHMLLGEMIPKNVALAEPVRSALLLGPPLVTLARALRPVIFMINAFANGLLKLLRVDVKDEVSATFSDDELARLVKDSGDAGLIDDRAQERLRDALELGRRPVRDVVLPLERVVYAHVGVTPEQLEQLSARSGFSRFPVVDDNRRIVGYLHVKDALDASPRDLPFRIPDMRPIARVRETTPLDDVLSAMRGSRTHVAAVLGADGRLAGLVTMEDVLRELFGQPV